A single window of Kwoniella bestiolae CBS 10118 chromosome 4, complete sequence DNA harbors:
- a CDS encoding chlorophyll synthesis pathway protein BchC, with translation MSDTQIQVKSDNPSFVLHGIEDVKFENRSVPEIKNDECLIAVNKTGICGSDVHYLLHGRIGDFVLEQPMCLGHESSGVVVKLGPNVKNDGRIKVGERVAMEPGVSCRTCTECKSGMYELCPHMAFAATPPTQFGTLCRYYVLPADMLHPIPETVSFEDGAMMEPLAVGVHSVHALGQLQSDQVVIVFGAGPVGLLCMAVAKALGARRVIAVDIQQERLDFARSYAASDIFLPGARDPNEAMDVYCARVTEEIKTTLNIPSRDHGAVDLAIEASGAPTCIQMGINILKPAGTYVQVGMGRNMNVPLPLFHVINKQLKVLGSFRYGPGDYPLAISLVERGLIDLKPLVTHRFEFEDAKQAFEVTKLGRDEGGKGVIKAIISGPK, from the exons atgtcagacACTCAGATCCAGGTCAAATCAGACAACCCTTCATTCGTATTGCACGGTATCGAAGATGTCAAGTTCGAGAAC CGATCAGTACCAGAGATCAAAAACGACGAATGCCTCATAGCAGTCAACAAGACCGGTATCTGTGGATCAGACGTTCATTACCTGTTACACGGTCGAATCGGTGATTTCGTATTGGAACAACCCATGTGTTTGGGACACGAGTCCAGTGGTGTGGTAGTGAAATTAGGACCAAATGTTAAGAACGATGGAAGGATTAAAGTGGGAGAGAGAGTCGCTATGGAACCTGGAGTTAGCTGTAGGACATGTACGGAATGTAAGAGTGGGATGTACGAG CTCTGCCCTCACATGGCTTTCGCTGCTACCCCTCCCACTCAATTCGGTACTTTATGTCGATACT ACGTGCTCCCAGCAGATATgctccaccccatccccgAAACCGTATCCTTCGAAGACGGAGCCATGATGGAACCGCTCGCAGTCGGTGTCCACTCTGTTCACGCTCTCGGTCAACTCCAATCAGACCAGGTGGTCATCGTATTTGGTGCCGGTCCTGTTGGTCTGCTCTGTATGGCAGTTGCGAAAGCTTTGGGAGCGAGAAGGGTCATTGCTGTGGATATTCAACAGGAACGATTGGACTTTGCTAGATCCTACGCTGCTAGTGATATCTTCTTGCCT GGCGCTCGAGATCCCAACGAAGCCATGGATGTCTACTGTGCTCGAGTTACCGAAGAGATTAAAACtaccctcaacatcccttccagAGACCACGGTGCGGTTGACCTCGCTATTGAAGCGTCAGGTGCGCCTACCTGTATTCAGATGGGTATCAACATCTTGAAGCCTGC CGGTACATACGTCCAAGTAGGTATGGGCCGAAACATGAACGTCCCCCTCCCCTTGTTCCACGTAATCAACAAACAGCTCAAAGTGCTAGGTTCATTCCGATATGGACCTGGCGATTACCCCTTGGCTATCTCTCTCGTCGAGAGAGGTCTGATAGACTTGAAACCATTGGTCACTCATCGATTCGAGTTTGAGGATGCCAAACAGGCTTTCGAGGTGACTAAACTGGGTagagatgagggtgggaaagGTGTTATCAAGGCTATTATCAGTGGCCCAAAGTAA